The following are encoded in a window of Drosophila simulans strain w501 chromosome 3L, Prin_Dsim_3.1, whole genome shotgun sequence genomic DNA:
- the LOC6738933 gene encoding uncharacterized protein LOC6738933: MVQRKSTGTAKSAAEPILRYPLISENEVMDREAKYMSRLNDFTVSAELVKGAQRDFYNQEVDRMFREHWEHHLRCDGLPRPYLPVEVRTFMSKMRFYDQVETNNSMDWTLSVDERSILTQNIFRVDKTRRMMMVNKDNPGEHYDQNVQMCLNALKQMDAMLDNEAEMVRMSEKRQQDVIEVYTEVETEIGDLFDRLTYRVLSMQDAYMESKDGRVAVWSYTCNPWRMDLWGLRNVPIIFDQLELPVMLAECNSTSVEVQIPKSVLKDCVTIRSLHMDFDNISQNAKSFETAVKASVNYPNAGIVDIENSVINEWHMQLEIQEETLNLMLSRRREYEDMMELIAEKTEQAAKAAKQTDPDKAVKIIIPKAPKEPPFVATGMYPDTYDDFLRIEESQYSGYLDEVCHPRHLDMQPFEINLRDYIMLGGIYSIMFIRRPDQTQFEKFNIVLHEDGRVVHILTEMKADIPVEAVRKSNIGRKTRETYRGTKIKLEDDELPYFIVTLQVAADLCKWSEPLVCHFLTEQDFIPTDYKRESYWAPTMQSVIRHSEFAGRKGSTLNLGSQISGDSANIFRPSLRSLLRQSKIGTAPKPGVPIEDFKLEKKLSQLEIRTLERYCLPRIISSFKFPADFRDEKREFVKQGPRALVKRPEAEEVVSQVKILDFNYNSQVLSPERMYPYFPQMDPIKYTNSFDDSEPGPVNPTSALELLKTFDNIKSKYQEKHIELLSQPDEQDKKSKQKKLGLKDEDNVPEGQIAKRKLSKSGDKGRQSVKTDRDRVTVGSDKSSVRTDLMNEEQVTHWTTKYVKDTVIDRETNRITFKTDRLGLLGLAFKRYEHFPFRNWSLQPNEENPDEIILSVDTFHVRIFFYITCKGVRGYVTDLSKGYTAKPIKYLEIVEPISDFRQMRQIFISKNINIFAENDASFYIENGYFSMKHVALEMHTYNIMALHCKLMKFYRSSWNRLADRRDIILGMKIAKDNSDYSEVTVRITPEKTTFVQISENCSDKVNVIVLSYTSTWRNIGNFTDLHQAINSMVPNATEVRNKDSILLYYVTRMLKEIRLLSFS, from the exons ATGGTACAAAGAAAAAGTACTGGCACGGCCAAGTCAGCTGCAGAACCGATTCTCAGATATCCTCTGATATCCGAAAATGAGGTAATGGATCGAGAAGCAAAGTACATGAGCCGCCTTAATGATTTCACTGTTAGTGCGGAATTAGTGAAGG GTGCCCAACGCGACTTTTATAATCAGGAGGTTGATAGAATGTTCCGGGAACACTGGGAGCATCATTTGCGATGTGATGGCCTGCCACGTCCCTATCTTCCCGTCGAAGTACGAACTTTTATGTCCAAAATGCGGTTTTACGACCAGGTTGAAACAAATAATTCCATGGACTGGACCTTGTCGGTGGACGAACGCTCTATATTGACTCAGAATATCTTTAGGGTGGACAAAACGCGACGTATGATGATGGTCAACAAAGACAATCCGGGCGAACACTATGACCAGAACGTTCAGATGTGTTTGAATGCATTGAAACAAATGGATGCAATGCTGGACAACGAGGCTGAAATGGTTCGGATGTCAGAAAAAAGGCAGCAGGATGTTATTGAA GTTTACACCGAGGTCGAGACGGAAATTGGTGATCTCTTTGATCGCCTAACCTATCGAGTATTGAGCATGCAAGATGCTTATATGGA ATCCAAGGATGGTCGAGTAGCTGTGTGGAGCTACACGTGTAACCCTTGGAGAATGGATTTGTGGGGACTGCGAAATGtgccaattatttttgatcagtTGGA ATTGCCAGTAATGTTGGCCGAATGTAATTCCACGAGTGTTGAGGTCCAGATACCAAAGAGTGTTCTTAAAGACTGCGTAACTATTCGCAGCTTACACATGGATTTTGATAACATATCGCAAAATGCCAAGAGCTTCGAAACTGCCGTTAAGGCATCGGTCAATTATCCCAACGCTGGGATAGTGGACATAGAGAATTCGGTGATCAACGAATGGCACATGCAACTCGAAATACAGGAGGAGACATTGAATCTGATGTTAAGCAGGAGGCGAGAGTACGAGGACATGATGGAGCTCATCGCCGAGAAAACGGAGCAGGCAGCTAAGGCCGCTAAACAAACTGACCCCGATAAGGCGGTCAAAATCATAATTCCCAAGGCCCCGAAGGAACCACCATTTGTTGCGACTGGCATGTATCCCGACACCTATGACGATTTTCTCAGAATAGAGGAGAGCCAGTACTCTGGCTATCTCGATGAGGTATGCCATCCAAGGCATTTAGATATGCAGCCGTTCGAA ATAAATCTTAGGGATTATATCATGCTTGGTGGTATTTACAGCATTATGTTCATCCGACGACCTGACCAAACCCAGTTCGAGAAGTTCAACATCGTATTGCACGAGGATGGACGCGTGGTTCACATACTGACGGAAATGAAGGCCGATATACCGGTAGAGGCTGTACGGAAGTCGAATATAGGCAGGAAAACCAGGGAGACCTACCGGGGCACTAAAATCAAGCTGGAAGACGACGAGCTTCCATATTTCATTGTAACCCTACAAGTGGCCGCCGATCTCTGCAAATGGAGTGAGCCCCTGGTTTGCCATTTTCTAACGGAGCAGGATTTTATTCCGACGGATTACAAGCGCGAATCCTACTGGGCGCCGACCATGCAGAGTGTTATAAGGCATTCGGAATTTGCCGGTAGAAAGGGGAGTACGCTCAATTTAGGCAGTCAGATTTCAGGTGATTCTGCAAATATATTTCGGCCTAGTCTTCGGTCATTACTGAGACAGAGTAAGATCGGAACGGCTCCGAAGCCCGGAGTTCCCATAGAGGACTtcaagctggaaaaaaaactGAGCCAACTGGAAATTAGAACATTGGAAAGGTATTGTCTACCCCGGATCATATCATCGTTTAAGTTTCCCGCAGACTTTCGAGATGAAAAACGAGAATTTGTCAAACAGGGCCCAAGGGCTTTGGTCAAGCGTCCAGAGGCCGAGGAAGTCGTTAGTCAAGTTAAGATTTTGGACTTTAACTATAATTCCCAGGTGCTGAGTCCGGAGCGAATGTACCCCTACTTTCCACAGATGGATCCCATAAAGTATACCAATTCCTTCGATGATTCGGAACCAGGTCCAGTAAACCCAACGAGTGCGCTGGAACTTCTAAAAACATTTGACAACATTAAATCTAAGTATCAGGAAAAGCATATCGAGCTATTAAGTCAGCCCGACGAGCAGGACAAGAAATCGAAGCAAAAAAAACTGGGCTTAAAGGATGAGGATAATGTACCTGAGGGACAGATAGCAAAACGAAAATTGTCCAAGTCTGGTGACAAAGGACGCCAGTCTGTTAAGACGGACAGGGATCGAGTTACTGTCGGCTCGGACAAATCTTCAGTAAGGACTGATCTGATGAACGAAGAACAAGTAACACACTGGACAACTAAGTACGTTAAGGACACCGTAATCGATAGAGAAACCAATAGGATTACGTTCAAGACAGATCGTCTGGGACTCTTGGGATTGGCCTTTAAGCGGTAcgagcattttccatttcgtaATTGGTCACTGCAGCCAAATGAGGAAAA tccTGATGAGATCATACTGTCCGTCGACACATTCCATGTCCGTATCTTTTTCTACATCACATGCAAGGGAGTTAGGGGCTATGTGACTGATCTGAGTAAGGGTTACACGGCCAAGCCGATTAAATATCTGGAGATTGTGGAACCAATATCAGACTTTCGGCAAATGCGTCAG ATATTCATTAGCAAAAACATCAATATATTTGCCGAGAACGATGCTAGTTTCTATATCGAAAATGGCTACTTTTCCATGAAACACGTGGCGCTCGAGATGCACACCTACAATATAATGGCGCTCCACTGTAAATTGATGAAGTTCTACCGATCGAGCTGGAATCGTCTCGCCGATCGACGCGATATCATCCTGGGCATGAAAATCGCCAAGGACAACTCTGATTATTCTGAGGTCACAGTGCGCATTACACCGGAGAAAACCACCTTTGTTCAGATTTCCGAAAATTGCTCAGATAAGGTGAATGTTATTGTGCTAAGCTACACTAGTACTTGGCGAAACATCGGT AACTTTACGGATCTACACCAGGCCATCAATTCGATGGTGCCGAATGCTACAGAGGTACGAAATAAGGATTCTATTCTTTTATATTATGTAACTAGGATGCTCAAAGAAATACGTCTTCTAAGCTTTTCGTAg
- the LOC6738934 gene encoding carboxypeptidase B-like, with amino-acid sequence MRQSPADENRNLTTITISNGDGRKLKNVIFIDAGFHAREWLTHTAALNIIDKLVVSYEENKQLLQDYDWVILPLVNADGYTYSRSGKKFTNETITCSCPCDGDLEIKCWRKNREPNKQGCTGTDLNRNFGHGWGKGDASSNPCEITYKGHSKFSASESQAVRRVLLDLASSGRGVLYLSIHSAVGEIFYPWGAEAIKAENYKEHEEVVQAGIDAMAKANFQFPSIYKQGPLHGLYPTGGTSSDYAYEVGFPLSLIMELPETRGTINFEFHPPTNVIGELVEETWIGIRAIASKVIEKYPSDWNFNRTYGKYF; translated from the exons ATGCGACAATCGCCAGCGGACG AGAACCGGAACCTCACCACCATTACAATATCAAACGGAGATGGGCGGAAACTCAAGAACGTCATCTTTATAGATGCCGGATTTCATGCCAGAGAATGGCTAACTCATACGGCAGCCCTTAATATCATCGATAAGTTGGTTGTGAGCTACGAAGAGAACAAGCAACTCCTGCAGGACTATGACTGGGTTATTTTACCATTGGTGAACGCAGATGGCTACACATATTCCCGATCAGGAAAGAAATTCACCAATGAAACTATCACATGCTCATGCCCTTGTGACGGAGATCTTGAAATCAAATGTTGGCGAAAGAATCGCGAACCCAACAAACAGGGATGCACTGGAACCGATCTCAACCGGAACTTCGGACATGGATGGGGCAAGGGAGACGCCTCGAGTAATCCATGCGAAATTACATATAAGGGTCATTCCAAGTTTTCGGCATCGGAATCTCAAGCAGTGAGAAGAGTTCTTCTCGATCTGGCAAGCTCCGGACGAGGCGTATTATACCTTTCGATTCATTCCGCTGTTGGCGAAATTTTTTATCCATGGGGAGCGGAAGC AATCAAGGCTGAAAACTACAAAGAGCACGAGGAAGTGGTGCAAGCAGGCATAGATGCCATGGCCAAGGCAAACTTTCAGTTCCCCTCCATATACAAGCAAGGTCCCTTACATGGCCTCTACCCTACTGGTGGCACCTCAAGTGATTATGCTTATGAAGTTGGATTTCCTTTATCACTCATTATGGAGCTTCCGGAAACAAGAGGCACAATAAATTTCGAGTTCCATCCCCCAACGAATGTTATTGGGGAACTCGTTGAAGAAACTTGGATTGGTATACGCGCCATTGCAAGCAAAGTTATCGAAAAGTATCCAAGcgattggaattttaataggacatatggcaaatatttttag